CCTGAAAATTACCTTGAAATCTAGGCCCTTGGGCTTTTGAATAACATGCTAATAATATATATCAAGGTCAAAGTCATTGGACCTGAGTCCCATTCTGTAAATAGGAACAGTCGAGAGAGACTTTATTACTTGAGCCAAGTAATAGAGCCAATGTCACATTGCATATCCAGCATCTCGCTTTATGCACGTAAATACAAATGAACATGATCGAGGGAAAATTATTAAGGTTATCGATATTATAGAGGAAGCACCTGTTATTGAGGTGAAATTGCCATTGGCTCCTCGTTGTATACTAAAATTATCGTTCTGAATCGACCGCAAAATGTGCATTACGTTGATGCACGCAGTTGATATCCGAGCGCATGTGATAACCTGGATACCACTAAATATCGTCTGATGATTATTGCATGCAACATTTCACCGTGTAATACGTACGGAAGATAGTACACGCGGAATCGCTGTGCACCCTGCTGTTTTTCATGCAGCCAGTTTATGGCCCATTTtgagaaatatattttacacgAAGCTCCAGCGCTTAAGATAACGATAATTATGGTTTTAGAGGAATTATTAATTCCATCGCTGTTAAGGCTAACTACACTCGTCCACTAGCTAAATGCTCTTTCTATGTTACAATAATGCGTGCCATCTTATCTTCATTTGAAACGTTTCAGAAACTGGAAATATAAAATGTGTTATACGTTGCCATAATTCGTGATCCACTTTAATGGTTTACGGAAATGTCAGAAATAGGGTGCGAAATATCTTCTTGTCGTTTGTGTGAAATTGAATTgttctttgaaattttcgaaaatattcAGTAATGCTGATATATCGTAAAAGATTAATATTCCAAAGTTGCTTTAGAAAgttcaaaatatctaaatttcaagatctgaactcctcaaaatctcaaatttataaatctgaaaatttacaaatagtgatatgtggcaatataaagaATCTACTATATTTAAATCCAATTTGTATGTTATACATTTGTCAGTATTTAAACTGTGGTTATCCTCtgttaatacaataaaattcatactataatattaacacggtaaatataataaaattaaactaattATTCGTTAAATACAACAAAACTAATTCGTATGCTAATTATAGTAATGAGCtcattaatacaataaatataataaaactgagttaattaatacaataaatacagtGAAACTGAGGCAATTAAATACAATCAatacaataaatgaaatataaccAAATAGTAAAGCAAATAACGTAATTCCATAGAATAACTCGCGTTACAGAAATTATGCATATACGAGTTTCATGCTTGTATAGCGTGAGcattttttcactaaatatcGTTGTAACGAAAGGGTTGAAACAACAGAAATGTTATCAGAGGCTCATTCTCCTAGTGATACTTAAACCAAGGGAAAGAAACGCAATCACTcctaattattataattgtaccCATAAATAGAGGGTTTCGTAACGTAAACTTCTGTCTTTCCACTTTCTGTACCATAATTCGCCGTTATCTAAATTTCATCTGAGCCGTTCCCCTTCGAACAAGAGGTAAAGGGAGGCAAGAAATAGCTGAGAAACTTCTGCACgctattataaatgaaatagtaCACCAAGAGGGAAACATGAAACTTCGGTGACAACATTTtcaaacgttttattaaaaagtatataaatgGCAAGGCAAGAGATACAAGAGTTGTAAACTTTCGCTTCTGGATGATAATACTGAAAAGTTATGGTCGATGAAAATGCCTCATGTGAGTCGTTTTACATGATCTGTTTTCTGTCGGGAACTCTTGATGAAACCGAGGAACTCCAATTCGGCGACTGCTTGAGTGAAACGGGCTCTGAATTTTTAGGTTAAGGATATTGTATAAGAGTAAATGCATGTATAAGAAACTGAGTAATACTAGTACTATCATATCAGTCAATAtgacttataattttatttttgagttattttaaatttataatttcatttaaaaattatttttatgttatttaaaaattgcaattttgtttTAGAATTTCTATATCATGTTGCATTTTCTTATTGCACAATGAACTTTAAAAAAATGACTACATTATCAAGttctgcaattttcaaattaacaaagttACAAATCTTtgacttctaaatttttcaaatctccaatttgtaATTCTCTAAGTGCCCAAATTTATACATTActaaacttctatatttccaaatattctaatttttaaatttctaagtgtacaatttttcaaatttttcatgattttaaattcctcaattttgaaatccctaaatacctagatcactaaatatctaaatgtcCAGACATCTCCACCTATAagtctctacatctccaaattcctagattcccaaagtCTAAGCCCATCCTCAATattcaaatacctaaaaatccctaaaaatcattGAACAGCTCTTTTCTGTTGCCTACCATATTTTCCCTAAGGAAAGTAGATTTACTTTCGACCGTACACGTGTGAATTATTCAAACACGAGGCACGCGAATCCAACGAGTTACCTTCACGTGACTAGGATTTCTCCATTATCAGTTATAGATATGAATTTCAAACGCCACGTGGGTAGACAAATCTTTGCTCTCTCTGTTATCTTCGAAGAGTTTGAACACGAGAAAAAGGATACCGTAATTTTGCTTCCTTCTCCTGGTGCTTCTTCGACTCCTCGTTGGGATCCACTATGGTCACGTATGCCTGTAAATGTAGTATAAATCACTGAATcagagatttgttttcgaacgattttgagttattgtttttgtacgtgttatgatatgaaaatattaaatggaAGGAAATGtaatagtaaaattttattatgtaactGTGTGTGTACGTTTCTTATGCAGAATACGAATGTGTGTTGTTAACCTAACTATTTTGGCGAGTGTAACTCTTGCttcgttttattatattttccaaAAGACTGAAAAATGGAAActgtcaaaattgaaaataaacctATCAAATTATACTTCAAAGTTCCATTCttcatgaatttaaaatatccacttatagtaaaattaataaagtagtaaatatataataaaattatcaatcaaTACTGTagtataaaatttcaagtttcccatAATTTTGATGAAATAGTTTAAGGTTCACATATAGCACAGAAActcgtaaatttataaatttataaattaccaataattaacaaatatttacttaaaatttctaatattatttctaatattattcTGCAATCTTAGATATCTTTCCcaacaaagaaataaataaaaatcacaatccaacaaaaCATAATAAACAGTAAGAGAGAAAAGAATGTATATCTTCTCTTGAGAATTAATCACAATTAGTTGTATGTCATCACAAGTGGTTATACTATATATCTAAACGAGGCGGTGATGCGTTAACAGGCAATTTACGAAGATTAATATCAAACTACAGCGTACTGCAACTTCAGAATCTCAAGCTGCTACTACGACTATAATTTGCAACCACTCGAGATTAATTTGTAACCAAGTGTTCTCTACTCTATGCAACTCACATTTAACTTCCAGTAAAGTTATACCATTCGTATAGAAACAGTATACATTTGTATGTTGTTTCAAAACTTCCAAGAAATGAAGACTGCTTCCACCCAAACCTTTATAACGCAATGCAACTTTGTAATCACTGTGCGTTAGTAATCTAAAACTTCCATTTCATTACTTTTACCGTCTCTTTCGAACCTAGGAGTTTGTTCATAACGTAAGTGAtcttcaaatgtaaaaatattacgaATAGAAGATTTTTTAACACTTATCGAATacgataattatttgaaaattattatattatttatggaTACAGTTGTTGGGAACGTTTTTAGGTTAGAACCtaacatataatttaaaattattaacttaacTTAAAATTGTACGAAGGTTTTAAAAAAAGTGCATAAACTCATTATTTTGACTATATTGAAACTATAAAGCACTTCATATTAatgtttacaaaaattaattcgtGGCTTTGcgttaaattaaacaaaatgtcAATCTCATTTTTATTCGACAATCTCCTgcaaagttaagaataataaaaggtattcttaaaatatattaaaatcaatttaaaaatttttcatttaatgttGAAAAACAGTGTaacatttactttttatttttcagcAGGGTTTTATgtttgtacaaatttaaaataaatatttggaaCAAATTTTACCGTATACATATTATTTGCAACCATTGCAaaccatttttatatattccataaaatattgaaatcaatataatattaaattgtccTTTACTGTCAGCATtggcataaaataaaaaaataaaataaaaatgtaatgaaaCTTCACCCTGATGTTAACATTGTCTTTTCTGATAATAGTCTTAAATAATTGTGCTGCTTTTGCTCTCCAATTTTTCTTACGAGAAAAATGTTAGATACTccattacaatttaattattaaacaattaaaatactatattattttattatatttttttacagttAACTGAACTACAACAGTGCTGaaagattaaaataaattcagtttTAACAACTCCCAAAATCCTCTGTACCACTAAATCTTTTACAAAGAAAATTATCTTAAAGATGTTTTACAAAGAAAATTACCTTAAAAAACCTTGCAAATCCCTAATGAATTAATCAGCAGCTCACACTGAGGAAACAAGTGATTAGTCACGAAAGCAGAGGAAATTAGGTTACAAAGTTTTGCACTAAAAAAAATGATTCCAAGCTTCCAGCAAAGGAAAACAAACCGACTCGACCCCGTTCTAGGAGGTCTATTTACAATGTTAGGCTCGCGTGAATCGTTCCCGATTAAAATCACGAGAACGAGGGAGTGAAAGGGTGCGTGACCATAAGTGTAATCAGGATTAACCTGTAAACACGAGCACGAACGGATTGTTACCTGCAGCCAGTCGTACATATTCATCAGCTTGCCGGATTCCAAGTGCAGCTTGTAAATTATACTGAGGTCGGGCATCGTAGGCAGAATGGCGTCGTCGTTCTCCAATTTGCAGCAACTACACTAAAATATGTATTTCCAATTAACTTGGACACGCACGACATTGTTAACTTGTTCGGGAAAAATCGATAATCAATATTGCTGGAAATTAATGACGGTCTATACATAACTGGATAAGAATTAACCTTTAGTACTCTGAGTAACTAAGCTTGATACTGGTAAAGTAAACCATCCCGGAAGTTACGAAATAATAGGTAACTTTATTAgtgattttcttgaaaagtaTCACAGGAAAGGTATTTTTAATAGGAAGAGATGAAAGTatttgtcatattttttaaatttcgaattaaGATTTTAGAGGCGTAACAAAATGGAGACATAGGACATAGAATTTGTGATAAGGTGTACAGTTGCAAATTTGATGGAAATTTTTGAAGGGTAAGGTAGAAATCTGTAACTGCTAATTAAAACTAAGTATGTTCAAATTTGCTTAATATCTACAGTTTAATAAGATTAAACTTGTAGAGATTTAATAGATGTGTGCTTAATTTGtcactgaaaatttgaaatttttatattacgaaattttttaatttgagagtCAAGAagtacataaatttgaaaatgtaaaaatttgaaatttctgtatttataaatttagtaaattcaaatttataaatctataaattttcaaattcatatatttttaaatttgatgtttATGTTTCTAAAcctgtgaatttataaatgtcgaaagttttaaattagtaaatatttaaatttaaaaaatctgttaatttttaaattttcaatttgctacattttcaaatatttaaacttgtagTTTAGAaagcaaaaattttaaatttctaatttttcaaatttttaaagtagtaaatatctaaatttataaattgttaaattagtatttcttaatttgaaaacctagtttttataaatttttaaatttataaatttctgaagttaaaaactgaaaagatggaaaaattgaaaatacaaacACCTGGAAACTATAAAtcagtaaaaattaatatttctaaatttctaaattttcaaattcccaaattattaaattatagcaAACATTTAATTTGactataaatttgaagatcttaAAAAATAAGCTAATATACAGCTTCACATTATACATACCTTTTCAGAAACAATTAACATCATTTTTCTGTAAGACCTAATGAACATAAAGGAATAATTTAGCACTTTTTTCCACTCACGTTCAAGTACACCTGCGGATCGTTCAAAGCAGTGTGTATTGCAGCTCTTAAAGACCCACGAATGTGTTGTTTCGCCAAATTGCCATCGTTAAAGCAAAATATCTCGTTAGCTGGTACCAGATTAGGATTAATTAAGTAAACACCGAATACGTGCTGATCCAAGAAACTGATTACATCTATTTGCGCTTGTTTAAAAGGTGATCGCAACTTCATTTGAGAcattttgtacaatttctacaatcaaagaaaaatttttaaaaaattgtaaaatcactGTTGAATTTTTTATACGATGAATTTGATTTCAAACCGTTTGTAGTTGGACTCGAGTCAGCTTCTCATTGCCGGAAACGATATCTGCAGGTGCTGCATTAACATCTAAACTTGCTCCTTCAATAATTGTTACGTGTTCTTGGAGATCGGCTTTAAGCTTCTTCATAGCCGAATCGTTTGACTTATCGATAATTGTCAAAAGGGAATTTAATTTGGAGAGCAACTCTTTCTTCGATAGAAAACCCAGAAGTTccaaacaatttttgtattcgcTACATTCTCTCAGATCCTTCACGTAAACTGCTTTTACATAGAACTCACGTAACTACAATCATTTTACATTTGTTcgttttttttcttaaataccTGTATGATTttagactttcgttatattgccactcttaCTACTTCGCAAAAGTACAAAAActcatgaaaattaaaaatttataaggtTAGAAATGCTGAGAtctgcaaactttcaaatttaagaatttagggatttaaagctcttaaaaatttagaaatcaataagtttaaaaattgagaaatctacTAATTCAGGAGAActcgaacttaaaaatttaagaatgtatgaGTTTAAAAatccaacaattttttaaaaacttagaaaatcATAAGTTCTTAATCAAAATAATCTCAAATTTAATGTCAAAGGAAGAACTTTGGCAACAGAATAAACTGCCTGCTCTATTGTAGCAACTTTGTCTATataatggcaatataatgagagtctactgtattcaGTTTCTACCTGTTTGCCCATAGGTGCATTTGGCAGTGTTCCCAACAAATCATGTAGACATCTAAGCACTGTTAAAAATTGATCCATATACTTGTGAAATttgtttaacaattttgctACTGTTCCCTACAATAAATTTGTCATTATAATGTTTGAAGTGGATgaacaattacaactatacctTGAACTTTTCGTTTTCTAGTACTTCTTCATTCCTTTCATTCTCTTTTAACTGTTGGATATATTTTTCTATTGAGGGTAATTTTTTAATCTCCTCTAAATCTTCATCTGTTAAAGTGGATATTCTACTACTTATTTGCTGTGGTTTACAGCAAAGTGAATTTACATTGTTTGCATAAAAATGTTGTATCATACATGTCtagaaatattaacaaaaaataacaaatgtGGATGTCTGTTAAAAAGATTATCAAAGATGTATGCAAAAAGTAATGAAATGAAACAAAAACTAAATGAAACTAATACCTTGTAATTTTGTATGAAGTTCTCTACGgataaatcataaaataaaaacatatcTGTTAATAACTGAAATGCGCGGCCAGTCAATTTAAACGGTATTTCCGtacagaaaattatattttctaatacATCCGACAAAGTATTCAATTGTGTTGGCATGTTGAATATCTGAATAAAAAGTGATTACTGTTTCAAGAGAAAATATATGTACCTTTTTATGCTAACAATTTTGTAATCTATCTGTTGCTCACATGAACATATAATTTTGATGTGGCATCATATGTTAAACATCTATAAATGGCATGTATGGTGGTCGCAACACCAAATAtaagaataaatttaattgtactTGAATATTCACTGTAAGAAACATGTGATTAATAGTAAGACTACATCATTCTAATGATGAAATTCGAGACCACCTTATAATACCTGAGTATTAAAATAAAGTCATGTAATACTGCTGGAGATGCACTTTCAAAATCAGTTATAATTATAAGAAGTGGATCATTTGGATTGCAATTTTTCTGATGCCAAGAGTTTAAGACTCGCATAGTACACTGATTCTTTTTAATCGATCCAGCTTCATTCTAGAAATAAATGTATCATAGATTctccttgaatttctaaattattatttgaaaactaATTAATCACCTCTTCCTCGTTTATTAGCTGATAAATTGATTCctctaatatatttttaatattttctgtatcTCTATTCCAAATAACTGCTGTGTGTTTTGTTATCGATTCTAATTTAGAAACTGTTTTTTGAAACATTGCTTCATGATCAGGAACATTAACTCCTATAATACAATGATGTTCAATGATGTATGATATTGATCAAACAATGTAACATCATGCAAAATGATGATTCCCATAAATATTATCACCTGTTAATATGACAGCTGTTTGTATTCCATCTTCTAATTGTTCAACTGgtgtttctttaattttagaaacgaacaattctaaatttgttaaaatttcttgAAACATATTAAGCCTAATGTcctaaaattttatacaaaagcattgatgtaacaaaatatatgcatattagacatatgtatatataagagCATTTAACATAGAAATAATACCTCAGCTGCCTTTTGAATGCTACTCCATGTTTCATCGTAAGCAAGATACCATGGTTCATTGAAATAATCTACCGatttaaatttttgagatttcttGCCAATTTTGTAACTACCTTTATATGCAAAAACAccctaaaaatatattttgaattaaaactACTATGAAATATCaaacacaaatttttatagGTGATTTTTATTATGATACAGGACTACGAACAATGAATAAGCATTACTAACTAATAACTGTTTCATAAATCCTAAGTTAAATACCCACACACTATATTCTGCTGTGTAAAAagatatgaaatataatttacatgaaaaagaaataaatttaagaaaaaactGAATCAAAGATTATAAAAAAGGTATATAAACAATTAAGGTTGCTTCACAATTCAAGTGTTAATAATTAAGATTATTTTACAGACTTTATTAAAGGTTCTTTATTACTAAAAGATCATACATTGTAGTTTAGTAAACAAAGAGCGCGCGTATGCATTTTAAGGTTATGGGAGTAGGAACAACAGGTTGCATAGTACCTTCGACACTGAAGCGTTGTTCATTTTAACGCTACTTAACCTTACAACacttgaatattaattaaataatttcaaatcattcaaataactacgaataaatttatgataaaaaaaatacgaagAGAACACATCACACACCGGCAGTTTGCGCGCAACTGTTAGTTTCTCAGACGCTCATAGGTAGCGCTGTTTACTGATGACATTCTATAGGGTGAGAATAATCAAAATGATTATTCGTTTCTATCAATTTTCGATATGTCAATAATTTTGAGTTTtcctttataaatttttcatttacaaactttattgccattttatattaaaaattcatattatatttcaaaatgaaaatattatgaaatagttaaaatttattaaatgcaaattaaaaatttatttattaatgaaaaaaatcatttaaataaaaacatatttttattagataaatttctattttcagaTTGCAATTATTTAAAGGCAAAcgacaaattattttaatttacagaaaattataattttttaatgattaactgtaaatta
This genomic window from Megachile rotundata isolate GNS110a chromosome 14, iyMegRotu1, whole genome shotgun sequence contains:
- the Orc3 gene encoding origin recognition complex subunit 3, which encodes MNNASVSKGVFAYKGSYKIGKKSQKFKSVDYFNEPWYLAYDETWSSIQKAAEDIRLNMFQEILTNLELFVSKIKETPVEQLEDGIQTAVILTGVNVPDHEAMFQKTVSKLESITKHTAVIWNRDTENIKNILEESIYQLINEEENEAGSIKKNQCTMRVLNSWHQKNCNPNDPLLIIITDFESASPAVLHDFILILSEYSSTIKFILIFGVATTIHAIYRCLTYDATSKLYVHIFNMPTQLNTLSDVLENIIFCTEIPFKLTGRAFQLLTDMFLFYDLSVENFIQNYKTCMIQHFYANNVNSLCCKPQQISSRISTLTDEDLEEIKKLPSIEKYIQQLKENERNEEVLENEKFKGTVAKLLNKFHKYMDQFLTVLRCLHDLLGTLPNAPMGKQLREFYVKAVYVKDLRECSEYKNCLELLGFLSKKELLSKLNSLLTIIDKSNDSAMKKLKADLQEHVTIIEGASLDVNAAPADIVSGNEKLTRVQLQTKLYKMSQMKLRSPFKQAQIDVISFLDQHVFGVYLINPNLVPANEIFCFNDGNLAKQHIRGSLRAAIHTALNDPQVYLNCSCCKLENDDAILPTMPDLSIIYKLHLESGKLMNMYDWLQAYVTIVDPNEESKKHQEKEAKLRARFTQAVAELEFLGFIKSSRQKTDHVKRLT